A region of the Candidatus Thermoplasmatota archaeon genome:
GCGACGGGGCACCCTGTCGACAAGGTGGATTTCATCGTGCAGGGCGGCACGTTCACGGCGCGCGATCCCGCGTACCAGACGGCGTTCCTCAAGGCCGCCTTCGATGCGATGAACGCATGGGGCGGCCACCGGCCCGACCGCGCCGCGACGCTCGAGGAGGCGATGCGCGCGAACGAGGACGCGCACGCACGCATGATCGGGCTCACGATCGAGACGAAGCCCGATTGGGCGCAGCGCGAGCACCTCGACCTCGCGCTCGACTACGGGACGACGCGCATCGAGCTCGGCCTCCAGACGACGGACGAGCGCGCGCTCGCCGCGACGAACCGCGGCCACACGCTCGCGGAGAGCATCGAGGCGGTCGCGCTTGTGAAGGACGCGGGCCTCAAGCTCTGCGCGCACGTGATGCCGGGGCTCCCGGGCTCCTCCTACGAAAGCGACCTCGAGACCTTCCGCCGCATGTTCCAGGATCCCGATTTCCGCCCGGACATGCTGAAGATCTACCCGACGCTCGTCATCCCGGGGACGCCGCTCGCGCTTCTCCACGCGCGCGGCAGGTTCGAGCCCGTCGACGAGGCCTATTGCGCGAAGCTCCTCGCGGAGGCGAAGCGGCGCTTCGTCGAGCCCTGGTGCCGGATCCAGCGCATCGACCGGGACATCCCGTCGACGGAGATCGCGGCGGGCGTGAAGAAGCTGAACCTGCGGCAGCTCGTCCTCGCCGAGCTTGCGCGCGACGGTTCGCGCTGCCGCTGCATCCGCTGCCGCGAGGCCGGGCGCCGTCCGCGCTCGGACGGCGAGGTCGCGCTCGTCGAGCGCCGCTACGCGGCCTCAGGCGGCGTTGAGCACTTCGCGAGCATCGAGGACGTCGAGGCGGACGCGATCCTCGGCTTCGTCCGCGTGCGCGAGCCCGGGCCGCGCGTGTGGCGTCCCGAGGCGGAGGGCGCCGCGTTCCTGCGCGAGCTGCGCGTCTACGGCTCGGAAGTCCCGATCGGCG
Encoded here:
- a CDS encoding tRNA uridine(34) 5-carboxymethylaminomethyl modification radical SAM/GNAT enzyme Elp3, with the translated sequence MAYMKLPDPVVRAAFARLAALASPTAADVQRLKVELAEAYKLDAVPSNADLLSAATGEERARFESLLRTKPTRSLSGVVIVTIQSSPEACPHGQCTFCPGGPEWGTAMSYTGKEPAARRALRHAFDPYAQTASRLEDLHATGHPVDKVDFIVQGGTFTARDPAYQTAFLKAAFDAMNAWGGHRPDRAATLEEAMRANEDAHARMIGLTIETKPDWAQREHLDLALDYGTTRIELGLQTTDERALAATNRGHTLAESIEAVALVKDAGLKLCAHVMPGLPGSSYESDLETFRRMFQDPDFRPDMLKIYPTLVIPGTPLALLHARGRFEPVDEAYCAKLLAEAKRRFVEPWCRIQRIDRDIPSTEIAAGVKKLNLRQLVLAELARDGSRCRCIRCREAGRRPRSDGEVALVERRYAASGGVEHFASIEDVEADAILGFVRVREPGPRVWRPEAEGAAFLRELRVYGSEVPIGAAPGDSPALQHRGLGARLLERAEAIARGAGYRRLLVTSGVGVRAYYAKHGYERAGAYMGKTL